Proteins encoded together in one Lathyrus oleraceus cultivar Zhongwan6 chromosome 5, CAAS_Psat_ZW6_1.0, whole genome shotgun sequence window:
- the LOC127078842 gene encoding uncharacterized protein LOC127078842: MADQEHELERVSSELEDLRGNMGQVMEILQVIRAKLDTQTTVVSELAGPSIELQPARTVPTTGPTYGLPPGFTPTVEGAPGFAPSAQRTAPLPTINENHPVVHTFAPPLVRAHVQPYFKDQQHAPDFSDEDEERQEDIRGMKENYQMLEKRLRAMEGDQVFGATAKEMCLVSGLVIPAKFKTPDFDRYEGHSCVRVTLLCTIEKWLRM, translated from the coding sequence atggcagatcaaGAGCATGAATTGGAGCGAGTGAGCTCAGAGCTCGAAGACCTACGTGGAAACATGGGTCAAGTCATGGAAATATTACAGGTCATCAGGGCAAAGTTAGACACCCAAACAACGGTTGTTTCAGAACTCGCCGGTCCATCGATTGAACTCCAACCTGCAAGAACGGTACCAACAACCGGGCCAACCTATGGTTTACCTCCCGGTTTCACGCCTACAGTTGAAGGTGCCCCTGGTTTTGCACCATCCGCTCAGCGGACGGCTCCTCTACCGACCATCAATGAAAATCATCCAGTGGTTCACACGTTCGCACCTCCTCTCGTTCGTGCACATGTGCAACCCTACTTTAaggatcaacaacatgctccagacttttcagatgaagatgaggaaaggcAGGAAGACATAAGAGGGATGAAGGAGAATTACCAGATGCTTGAGAAAAGGTtgagggctatggaaggtgaccaagtttttggtgctacTGCTAAAGAGATGTGCTTAGTATCAGGTCTTGTGATTCCTGCGAAGTTCAAGACCCCAGATTTCGATAGGTATGAGGGCCACTCGTGTGTAAGagtcaccttattatgtactatcgaaaaatggtTGCGCATGTAG